One genomic region from Microcebus murinus isolate Inina chromosome 32, M.murinus_Inina_mat1.0, whole genome shotgun sequence encodes:
- the LOC105863302 gene encoding ret finger protein-like 4A encodes MAEHFKEISSCSLCLTYLEKPVHLKCGYLCCLRCVDSLQKEPHGEGLLCPLCPVVSQKSDIRAIPQMGDLVSKVKELEPQLQCVLQMNPRMRKFQVDMTFDVDTANNHLLVSDDLRNVCCGHSEQHREEHAERFNHALCVLGSPRFTSGRHYWEVDVGTTKEWDVGVCKESVNREGDILLSSELGFWTVGLIDDQLYTASTTPFTGLWVRPRVRRMGIFLDMDVGTVSFYNLSDGSHIFTFTKIPTAEPLRPFFSPADETDDDPGFLSICPVINPGISVRATEKEHTRGKGLQPFPAPRLRQRRAPSTVSGALCWTDSQSTGERCSASPIPAQHHSHPHGGAEMTTWPEQKLTYTRMRTPLPPSRAGPELPHQHLRMQGFKRGLQAQAAVGFTKRTTQQTGPDPREHWKEIPHKREAHFAYNRCGWVPITEAPGLQDLEEFNVHLHLEMTAAPTPLGGKNPGNKQVDPGGALSSAQPAESDSGFSKEC; translated from the exons ATGGCTGAacactttaaagaaataagctCATGCTCTCTCTGCCTAACTTACCTCGAAAAACCCGTGCACCTGAAATGTGGATACCTCTGCTGCCTGCGATGCGTCGACTCACTGCAGAAGGAGCCCCACGGGGAGGGCTtgctgtgtcccctctgccctgtgGTCTCTCAAAAGAGTGACATCAGAGCCATTCCCCAGATGGGGGACCTGGTTTCCAAGGTTAAGGAACTGGAGCCCCAGCTGCAATGTGTTTTACAGATGAACCCAAGAATGAGGAAGTTCCAAG TGGACATGACCTTCGACGTGGACACAGCCAACAACCATCTCCTCGTTTCTGACGACTTGAGGAATGTCTGTTGTGGGCATTCAGAGCAGCATAGGGAAGAGCATGCAGAGAGATTCAACCATGCACTGTGTGTCCTGGGCTCCCCTCGGTTCACTTCCGGCCGGCATTACTGGGAGGTGGACGTGGGCACAACCAAAGAATGGGACGTGGGAGTTTGCAAAGAATCCGTTAATCGAGAAGGAGATATCCTTCTGTCCTCAGAACTGGGCTTCTGGACTGTGGGTTTGATAGACGATCAGCTCTACACTGCCAGCACCACACCTTTCACAGGTCTCTGGGTGCGTCCCCGGGTACGCCGAATGGGGATTTTCCTGGACATGGATGTGGGCACCGTGTCCTTTTATAACCTCAGTGATGGGTCCCATATCTTCACATTCACTAAAATTCCCACTGCAGAGCCACTGCGCCCATTTTTCTCCCCTGCAGATGAAACAGATGATGATCCAGGCTTCCTGAGTATCTGTCCTGTGATCAATCCAGGCATT TCTGTGCGTGCAACGGAGAAGGAGCACACGCGCGGAAAGGGACTCCAGCCCTTCCCCGCACCCCGCCTGCGGCAGCGCAGAGCTCCGTCCACAGTCTCTGGCGCCCTCTGCTGGACAGACTCGCAAAGCACAGGGGAGCGCTGTTCGGCTTCCCCGATCCCGGCCCAACACCACAGCCACCCACACGGAGGTGCTGAAAT GACAACGTGGCCAGAGCAGAAACTCACTTACACACGCATGCGCACGCCCCTCCCACCATCTCGGGCTGGCCCAGAGCTGCCACATCAGCATCTGAGGATGCAGGGCTTCAAGAGA GGCCTCCAAGCCCAAGCTGCTGTTGGATTCACCAAGAGAACAACCCAGCAAACAGGACCTGACCCCAGGGAGCACTGGAAGGAGATACCACATAAAAGGGAAGCCCATTTTGCCTACAACAGATGTGGATGGGTGCCCATCACTGAAGCCCCTGGGCTGCAGGACCTGGAAGAATTCAATGTCCATCTACACCTGGAGATgacagcagcccccaccccactaGGGGGCAAGAACCCAGGCAACAAACAGGTGGACCCTGGAGGTGCACTGAGCTCAGCCCAGCCAGCAGAGTCTGACTCAGGGTTTTCCAAGGAGTGCTAG